GCGCCGCTTCGGTTATCGGGATTTCGGCGTGCACGACGGCAGTGACGCGTCCCTCGGAGATCAGCGGCCACAGGTGCTCCGTCATGTCCGCGACGATGTTGGCCTTGCTCGACGGTCCGGTTTCGGGGCGCCCGCGCAGCCCGGCTGCGTGAACCGATCCGCGCTTGGCGAGGAGTTTGCCGAAGTTCAGCTCTCCCTTCACGCCGCCCTGCATCCCGATGGTGACGACGGTGCCGTCCATGGCCAGGGCGTCGAGATTGCGATCGAGGTACTTCGCGCCCATGTTGTCCAGGATCAGGTCTGCTCCGTGATCCTTTGTCTGTGAACGAATCTCGTCGACGAAGTCCTGGTTCTTGTAGTCGATGAGGATGTCCGCGCCGAGATCGGCACACATGTCCAGCTTGTACTTCGAGCCGGCGGTGACCGCGACGGTGACGCCCATCTGCTTGGCCACTTGGATTGCGTGCGTACCGATTCCGCTACCACCACCGTGGATGAGCAATACCTGGCCCGAGCGCATGTGTCCATCCATCACCAGGTTGGACCACACTGTGGAGGCGACTTCTGGAAGTGCCGCTGCCACATGCAGATCGAGCCCTTGCGGAATCGGAAACAGCTGAGTGGCGGGTACTGCGACCTGCTCCGCATAACCACCGCCGGCCAAGAGTGCGCAGACTCTGTCGCCCACGTTCCAACCGCTGACGCCTTCGCCGAGTTCGGAGATGATGCCCGAGCATTCGAGGCCGAGAATGTCGCTGGCACCAGGGGGCGGCGGATAATTGCCCTGACGCTGCATCAGATCGGCACGGTTGATGGCCGTGGCCGAGACGTCGACGATCACCTGCCCGCGGCTCGGACGTGGGTCGGGAACCTCGGTCCATTCCATGACGTCGGGGTCGCCGAATTCTTTGAGTGTGATGGCACGCATGTCTCCATAGTGCGCCTCCGGCGCAGTGGCGCGGTTAAGTGCCCTCTGGAGCACTCAACCGCACCACTGCCGCAGGCACTTCTACAGGTCCCAGAGGTTGATCCCGAAGTCCTCGGCGTGCTGGTCGATCTGGGCCAGCTCGTCCTCGGTGAAGTCGAGGTTGTCCAGCGCGGCCACGTTGTTCTCCAGCTGTTCGACGCTCGATGCGCCGATCAGTACCGACGTCACCCGCGGGTCGCGCAGGGCCCAGCTCAGCGCGAGCTGTGCGAGGGATTGACCGCGGTCGGCGGCGATGTCGTTCAATGCCCGAAGGTGTCCGATGTGGTCGTCGGTGAGCCAATCCGGGTTCAACGACTTGCCTTGTGCTGCTCGCGAATCCGCAGGAATACCGTCGAGGTACCTGTCGGTGAGCATGCCCTGCGCCAAGGGAGAGAACGCGATGACGCCTGCGCCGATCGCGTCGAGTGTGCCGAGCAGTTCGGGCTCGATCCAGCGATTGACCATCGAATAGCTGGGCTGGTGAATCAGCAGGGGAACACCCGCGTCGGCGAGCAGATCCGCCATCTTCTGCGTCCCCTCGGGCTTGTAGGAGCTGATGCCCGCGTACAGGGCCTTGCCCTGCTGAACCGCGCTGATCAGCGCGCCCGCGGTTTCCTCGATCGGGGTGTCGTGGTCGGGGCGGTGGCTGTAGAAGATGTCGACGTGGTCCAGGCGCATGCGCGTCAACGATTGGTCCAACGAGGACAGCAGATACTTGCGCGAGCCGCCGAAGCCGTACGGGCCGGGCCACATGTCCCAGCCGGCCTTGCTCGAAATGATCAATTCGTCGCGATAGCCGGCGAAATCCTCCGAGAAGATGCGGCCGAAATTCTTCTCCGCACTGCCGTAGGGCGGGCCGTAGTTGTTGGCCAGATCGAAGTGCGTGATCCCCAGATCGAAGGCGCGACGCAGGATCGCGCGCTGGTTCATCACTGGAACGTCGTCGCCGAAGTTGTGCCACAGTCCCAACGAGATCGCCGGGAGCTTCGGTCCGCGTGATCCCACTTGCCGGAAGTGCATGGACTCGTATCTGTCGGCTGCGGCAACGTACGGCGGTTCGATGTTGGGATCTGTCATAACTCGACCATAGGTCTCGGACTCGAATCGAACATTCAACCAGTGCAAGCTACTCGTCGGTAGATTTCTTGCCTAAGATGTCACGGGTGACAGCCGAACTAGCCATTGGTTCCGGGGGGGACCCGCAGTGGCTCGACACTGCGGAAATGAAAGCATGGCGCGCCTACATGGACGGCGGGCAACGATTGATGGGGGTACTGAACAAGGATCTGCAGGATGGCCACGATCTGTCGATGGCGGAATACCGCATCCTGGTGATGTTGTCCGAATCGGTCGACGGCTCGGTTCGAATGAGCGAGCTGGCCGAC
The nucleotide sequence above comes from Rhodococcoides fascians A25f. Encoded proteins:
- a CDS encoding NAD(P)H-quinone oxidoreductase, whose protein sequence is MRAITLKEFGDPDVMEWTEVPDPRPSRGQVIVDVSATAINRADLMQRQGNYPPPPGASDILGLECSGIISELGEGVSGWNVGDRVCALLAGGGYAEQVAVPATQLFPIPQGLDLHVAAALPEVASTVWSNLVMDGHMRSGQVLLIHGGGSGIGTHAIQVAKQMGVTVAVTAGSKYKLDMCADLGADILIDYKNQDFVDEIRSQTKDHGADLILDNMGAKYLDRNLDALAMDGTVVTIGMQGGVKGELNFGKLLAKRGSVHAAGLRGRPETGPSSKANIVADMTEHLWPLISEGRVTAVVHAEIPITEAAQGHRMLDDAETIGKVILRVQ
- the mgrA gene encoding L-glyceraldehyde 3-phosphate reductase, whose protein sequence is MTDPNIEPPYVAAADRYESMHFRQVGSRGPKLPAISLGLWHNFGDDVPVMNQRAILRRAFDLGITHFDLANNYGPPYGSAEKNFGRIFSEDFAGYRDELIISSKAGWDMWPGPYGFGGSRKYLLSSLDQSLTRMRLDHVDIFYSHRPDHDTPIEETAGALISAVQQGKALYAGISSYKPEGTQKMADLLADAGVPLLIHQPSYSMVNRWIEPELLGTLDAIGAGVIAFSPLAQGMLTDRYLDGIPADSRAAQGKSLNPDWLTDDHIGHLRALNDIAADRGQSLAQLALSWALRDPRVTSVLIGASSVEQLENNVAALDNLDFTEDELAQIDQHAEDFGINLWDL